In the Sarcophilus harrisii chromosome 1, mSarHar1.11, whole genome shotgun sequence genome, one interval contains:
- the P2RX2 gene encoding P2X purinoceptor 2 isoform X2, with amino-acid sequence MPQTAQGAQALGGGSCAPGPAERGQGTGAPGPHVLMATSEPAAPQKERSARLMAKNCWNVFWGFWDYETPKVIVVKNRNLGFIYRAVQLLILLYFVWYVFIIQKGYQDSETGPESSVITKVKGITKSQDKVWDVEEYVKPPEGGSVFSIITRAEITPFQTLGTCPESIRIRNATCFSDDDCIAGEMDMLGNGERTGRCVPYYFGTKKTCEVSAWCPVEDGAAVSEFLGKMAPQFTILIKNSIHYPKFQFSKGNIRDYDDGYLKHCTFNADTDLYCPIFKLGFIVEQAGENFTELAQKGGVIGVIINWNCDLDLSESKCNPKYSFRRLDPKHIPASSGYNYRFAKYYNINGTASRTLIKAYGIRIDVIVHGQAGKFSLIPTIINVATALTSIGVGSFLCDWILLTFMNKNKVYSHRKFDKMVDTQDPSEEQGPSSPQASSQDSMPMEPKGLSQL; translated from the exons ATGCCACAGACGGCTCAGGGGGCCCAGGCACTGGGGGGTGGCTCCTGCGCCCCGGGCCCGGCAGAGCGCGGGCAGGGGACCGGGGCCCCGGGGCCCCACGTCCTCATGGCCACCTCTGAACCCGCAGCCCCGCAGAAGGAGCGTTCGGCCCGGCTGATGGCCAAGAACTGCTGGAACGTCTTCTGGGGATTCTGGGACTACGAGACGCCCAAAGTGATCGTGGTGAAGAACAGAAACTTGGGCTTCATCTACCGCGCAGTGCAGCTGCTCATCCTTCTCTACTTTGTCTG GTATGTGTTCATCATTCAAAAAGGTTACCAGGACAGTGAGACTGGGCCTGAGAGCTCTGTCATCACGAAGGTCAAGGGCATCACCAAGTCCCAGGACAAAGTATGGGATGTAGAAGAGTATGTGAAACCCCCTGAG GGGGGCAGTGTATTTTCCATCATCACTCGGGCAGAAATCACTCCCTTCCAGACCCTGGGAACCTGCCCTGAG AGCATCCGCATTCGCAACGCTACCTGCTTCTCTGATGACGATTGCATAGCTGGGGAGATGGACATGCTGGGCAATG GAGAGAGAACTGGACGCTGTGTTCCCTATTACTTTGGGACCAAGAAGACATGTGAGGTGTCAGCCTGGTGCCCTGTGGAGGACGGAGCGGCCGTCAG TGAGTTCCTGGGAAAGATGGCCCCCCAGTTCACCATCCTCATCAAGAACAGCATACATTACCCCAAATTCCAATTTTCCAA GGGAAACATAAGGGACTATGATGATGGCTACCTGAAACACTGCACCTTCAATGCTGATACCGACCTCTACTGTCCCATATTTAAATTGGGCTTCATTGTGGAACAGGCAGGAGAGAACTTCACAGAGCTGGCCCAGAAG GGAGGAGTCATTGGGGTCATTATCAACTGGAACTGTGACTTGGACCTGTCTGAGTCCAAATGCAATCCCAAATACTCCTTCCGGAGGCTCGACCCCAAGCACATCCCGGCTTCCTCCGGCTACAATTACAG ATTTGCTAAGTACTACAACATCAATGGCACAGCCTCCCGCACGCTCATCAAGGCCTATGGGATCCGAATTGATGTTATCGTGCATGGTCAG GCTGGGAAATTTAGCCTGATTCCCACCATCATTAACGTGGCCACAGCGCTGACTTCCATTGGAGTG GGCTCCTTCCTCTGCGACTGGATCTTACTGACCTTCATGAACAAAAATAAGGTCTACAGTCACCGGAAGTTTGACAAG ATGGTGGATACCCAGGATCCGAGTGAAGAACAAGGGCCTTCCAGCCCACAGGCTTCCTCACAGGACTCCATGCCCATGGAACCCAAAGGCTTGTCCCAGCTCTGA
- the P2RX2 gene encoding P2X purinoceptor 2 isoform X1, translating into MPQTAQGAQALGGGSCAPGPAERGQGTGAPGPHVLMATSEPAAPQKERSARLMAKNCWNVFWGFWDYETPKVIVVKNRNLGFIYRAVQLLILLYFVWYVFIIQKGYQDSETGPESSVITKVKGITKSQDKVWDVEEYVKPPEGGSVFSIITRAEITPFQTLGTCPESIRIRNATCFSDDDCIAGEMDMLGNGERTGRCVPYYFGTKKTCEVSAWCPVEDGAAVSEFLGKMAPQFTILIKNSIHYPKFQFSKGNIRDYDDGYLKHCTFNADTDLYCPIFKLGFIVEQAGENFTELAQKGGVIGVIINWNCDLDLSESKCNPKYSFRRLDPKHIPASSGYNYRFAKYYNINGTASRTLIKAYGIRIDVIVHGQAGKFSLIPTIINVATALTSIGVGSFLCDWILLTFMNKNKVYSHRKFDKVQPTPPPSLSLGQRPADSSTNQSQTSKPEFHFPLLQMSKLRFREGPQENDLQKRGQ; encoded by the exons ATGCCACAGACGGCTCAGGGGGCCCAGGCACTGGGGGGTGGCTCCTGCGCCCCGGGCCCGGCAGAGCGCGGGCAGGGGACCGGGGCCCCGGGGCCCCACGTCCTCATGGCCACCTCTGAACCCGCAGCCCCGCAGAAGGAGCGTTCGGCCCGGCTGATGGCCAAGAACTGCTGGAACGTCTTCTGGGGATTCTGGGACTACGAGACGCCCAAAGTGATCGTGGTGAAGAACAGAAACTTGGGCTTCATCTACCGCGCAGTGCAGCTGCTCATCCTTCTCTACTTTGTCTG GTATGTGTTCATCATTCAAAAAGGTTACCAGGACAGTGAGACTGGGCCTGAGAGCTCTGTCATCACGAAGGTCAAGGGCATCACCAAGTCCCAGGACAAAGTATGGGATGTAGAAGAGTATGTGAAACCCCCTGAG GGGGGCAGTGTATTTTCCATCATCACTCGGGCAGAAATCACTCCCTTCCAGACCCTGGGAACCTGCCCTGAG AGCATCCGCATTCGCAACGCTACCTGCTTCTCTGATGACGATTGCATAGCTGGGGAGATGGACATGCTGGGCAATG GAGAGAGAACTGGACGCTGTGTTCCCTATTACTTTGGGACCAAGAAGACATGTGAGGTGTCAGCCTGGTGCCCTGTGGAGGACGGAGCGGCCGTCAG TGAGTTCCTGGGAAAGATGGCCCCCCAGTTCACCATCCTCATCAAGAACAGCATACATTACCCCAAATTCCAATTTTCCAA GGGAAACATAAGGGACTATGATGATGGCTACCTGAAACACTGCACCTTCAATGCTGATACCGACCTCTACTGTCCCATATTTAAATTGGGCTTCATTGTGGAACAGGCAGGAGAGAACTTCACAGAGCTGGCCCAGAAG GGAGGAGTCATTGGGGTCATTATCAACTGGAACTGTGACTTGGACCTGTCTGAGTCCAAATGCAATCCCAAATACTCCTTCCGGAGGCTCGACCCCAAGCACATCCCGGCTTCCTCCGGCTACAATTACAG ATTTGCTAAGTACTACAACATCAATGGCACAGCCTCCCGCACGCTCATCAAGGCCTATGGGATCCGAATTGATGTTATCGTGCATGGTCAG GCTGGGAAATTTAGCCTGATTCCCACCATCATTAACGTGGCCACAGCGCTGACTTCCATTGGAGTG GGCTCCTTCCTCTGCGACTGGATCTTACTGACCTTCATGAACAAAAATAAGGTCTACAGTCACCGGAAGTTTGACAAGGTACAGCCtactccccctccctctctctcccttggGCAGCGCCCTGCAGACAGCTCTACAAACCAGAGCCAGACTTCCAAGCCAGAGTTCCACTTCCCCTTgctacagatgagcaaactgaggttcagggaaggACCCCAGGAAAATGACTTGCAGAAGAGGGGCCAGTAG